DNA from Halorarum salinum:
CGCTGCTGGCTTTGACGAATGTTCGTCTGAACATCCCCGTGGGCCTTCGTGAGCGAGAGGGTTACTGGTTCTGGTGCGATTCTCGAAGGGCATGTGGGCGGAAGATCGATTACTGGCGTTCGTCGGTGCCGACGTACTCGCCGCCGTATTTCGGAAAGAGGTCGTGAGCCCGAGGATGGGGGTCATCACGACGAATCCGGCAACGCCCAGCGCCTTTGCGCTCCCCGGCAGCGTCGGGGGGCCTCCCCCACCAGTATCGCCCCCGCCGTCCCCGTCGACGGTAACCGTGCCTACCATGCCCGCCCCCTCGTGCGGGATACAGAAGTAGCCGTATTCGCCCTCGACCTCGAACGTATGTTCGTACGTCTCGCCGCCGGCGATGCTTCCCTCCGGGTACGCATCCCGCGCCGCAGATTCTTGGCACGGAAACGAAAGATATCGGCTTGATCAGCCGGCATTACCGCGTCGAAACCAGAGCATGGACGACCGTTCGGAACCGGGGGACGACGCCGAGAGTCCACGAGTAGCATCCCCTATCTGAGGAATCCCCGTGTTAACGATCTCCCGCCTTTTTGGACGCTGAAGCCGTTTTACTCGCCACCCGAAAGGGTGAATTATGACCAGAGACACATTACTCGAGCAAGTAGTTGGCGGGGAATCGCGTCGGTCGTTCCTGAAGAAGGGCACGCTGGCGACTGTCGGCGCCGGCGCCGCGGTGTCGGGCGCCGTCCACGCACAGGAGGACGACGCCGGTGGCGGCGGCCTCGACGACGAGTGGCAAGGGCTCATCTTCGCCAACGATTTCCAGCCCAACGCGCGGTTCACGTTCGTCTCGGGAGTCGTCGAGTGGACGCCCAATTACGGCGACGTACAGGATAGCTTCTTCGCGGACTACAACACCCGCATGATCCGGTGGCTGAACACCGGCGAGAACGACACCCTGTTCG
Protein-coding regions in this window:
- a CDS encoding plastocyanin/azurin family copper-binding protein; translated protein: MAGGETYEHTFEVEGEYGYFCIPHEGAGMVGTVTVDGDGGGDTGGGGPPTLPGSAKALGVAGFVVMTPILGLTTSFRNTAASTSAPTNASNRSSAHMPFENRTRTSNPLAHEGPRGCSDEHSSKPAAPPLQ
- a CDS encoding twin-arginine translocation signal domain-containing protein; protein product: MTRDTLLEQVVGGESRRSFLKKGTLATVGAGAAVSGAVHAQEDDAGGGGLDDEWQGLIFANDFQPNARFTFVSGVVEWTPNYGDVQDSFFADYNTRMIRWLNTGENDTLFVAEDANVGQYDEDAGFVTDADDDPNQPQLFEMNQDWTPFGDNERLINVNVSPVDEDEEDAILENEDWWLDDGADDGTETGTPGTETDGA